The Schistocerca nitens isolate TAMUIC-IGC-003100 chromosome 2, iqSchNite1.1, whole genome shotgun sequence nucleotide sequence ttgagctgctaaactgaaaataaaatacttcaaTTGAACATTTCGAATGTTGCAAAATAACATCATGAAGTCCTAATGCCTCACGTTAATGGCATTGAAGTATTTATCTTTGACATCTTATTTATTTGTCTTCACTCTAGAATATATTTTCAGTGTTTCAGGCGATATGTCTGATATTACCACCTGGAGAAAAATACATAGTGGGTGACATAAGAGTTATGTCTCTAAAGGATAATTGTGTGACTTGTGTTGTGAGATACATGATAATCCTTAAAAAATGGGAGTTTGACAAAAAACTGTATTAAGAACTTATAGCCGCTTTGAAAGTTCAGCTGTGTataataaatataaacataaaaattgtgaaactagaaatttgtggtaagttcttataggaccaaactgctgaggtcatcggtccctaggcttccgccgcgcgaaccgtggcaaggcgccctagaccgtgcggctaccccgctcggcagaTGTAAAAGAAGGGCCCCGTAGCAAAGTGCACGAACAGTTGCAAGATAGAAATAAGTTACCCCATTAATTTGCGTAATTCTTTCTGGAACCAatttcccaggaggaatggtcaatattcaacgatatgacaggaatgatcgatcatttgaagcaaaaatgtctagtaaacatacctcaagagctatggtcACTTATTTCATCTAAGCTACTTGAAAAACATCACGTCTACTGAATAAACGCTCGTAGTTCTTAAGATACCGTATCTATGTTAGAACATATGTTTACTAGACGATTGTTTCTTGTTTTCGTCCTACTACCACTACCCAAAacgtggaaagcaaagagtttgtagCACAAGAGATTTGTTTCTCAGTATAGAAGatgtagtgctcatagctcttcaggttgcattttagagcccatatttactggacttttttgcttcgaatgatcatttctgtaatatccatgaatattgaccaCTCCGCCTGGGACGCGCCGTATAGCTTTAAGTAGCCGTAGACGTTAAACATTGTGAATGCTTAATTGAAAATAAAAGATttcaattgaatatttcttctgttgcagaatttttcaagAAACTTCTGACTCAGTCAAAACGTGATTTCCATGAGATGTTCAAGAGGACGTACGGCATCATATATGAACAACATTCTTATGTTTTCACGGATCTTTTTGAGGAGCTTGAGCGTTATTATGCACGGGGAAATGTGGCACTTGCTGATGCTCTTGACAATTTTTTCAGTGTACTGTACCAGAAGATGTTTACTGTGTTAAACGCacagtatcagtttgaagaaacgTAAGTATTAACATGCATACCACTGGAACTAGATTTACAAGGAGAGGAGGCCTACTCGcatcgccgaattcgtccaaatttatggtatatgtagGGCGTGTTAGACAAGAAAGTGTCCTAAGTGgaaactccagatggccaagcgtttaggaattttgatacggatctATCAACACGTGCATCTCAccaattgtccctgtgacaacttGTATAGAAATCGGTGTTTGGCTCAGCGGTGAGAGCACATTTCATCCTATGCCTATACTTTCTGTgcttatataaattaataaaataacttaTATGATGATGCGGTTAATTCTGATGTCAGTAGTGTACGCattgccaaggagcacaaaaatatttcCCACCAGGCAGAATCGAACCTGTAACCCCTCCAACGCGAATCCGATGTCTTACCGCTGAACCAAACACTGCTTCCTAAACACACTTTCTCAGGGACATTTGGTAACGTGACATGGTGATGGATCCGtatcaaaattacttttatttcctaAGCGATTGGCCGTCTGGAGTTTCCGCTTGGGGCACTTTTTGGTCTCACCACGCCCTACATGTACCATgaatttggacgaatttggtgacgACGAGTAGGCGTCCTCTCCTTGATAGAGAGGAGTTTGTTCATGGATCACCCACAAAACAAATTTCGCACTTCTTGTTACGATATCACTGTACAGAAGTGCAACATAACAATTTAGTATTTTGCATATCACTTCCATTACCACTTTCTTGTAAATCATGTTGAAGAATgtactttatttaaatgtgtgcttTCACTGTCAGTCAGTCCTGGCCAAGATTTGCGCTCCCATTGCACGCTCGCGCTTCGCAAACGCAGCCGAGTGTATTTAGCGTTCCGGTTTCCCTCCACCACGGTGCTTTTGCGAGATCTGTATGTGAGACAGTTCTGTGCTGAAAACTACACATGGGGACGACCTGTCTGAAACACCGTGGGGTTACTTCTAAGAGGGAAATATTGCAGCCTACTTTTAAAAGcattatttttatcattaattaTTTTCAACATACAATTCTTCTTCCAAAGCAATATTACTTACTTTAGTATCGTACATTAGACAGTGCTAATATGGTGGACAGAACTATAAAAAGCTTTACGTAACGGAATAACATTAAGTTGTGATGTTTACAAGTTCATACACGTTTCTATTTTAGAATATGTAATATATCCGGAACTATTAATCTGCTAAAATCAGAGACATTTAGTTACTCAGATTGATATCTGTTAGACCCGAGCGTTGGTGGAACTTTATCAGTTTCATAACAGAAGAGAGACGCTCACACACTTGAGTTAAAACAAACACTGAAATAACTTTAGCGGCCTGTCTGCGCAATTGAGGATATTGCTCTTGGGGTAACATTTTACGAAAGTCTCGTAATTCCTGGCTCGGACAAAAATGTCGTTGAGCCGGGTGCTACACTGTGCGTCTGTCATAGTATACGTTAACGGCAGAATTACACCCATATCCGTTTAGGGCCAGAGACAGTTACACTGTACTGGTACTATCTTTGAGTTAGTGCCACAAACACAGTGTTCATTTTGGCATATTTCGCTGTTTTTATATTCAGGCCATTTAAGATTTATCACAATCCTTATCATTAAGTGCCAAGATACTTCAGTACAATAAGCCTTCAAGTGATGCTATGATAATTAAGGCAAAAGATGAAAGTCGCGTGGCTTTGGCGTAGCGTAGTGGATAATGTTATGAATTAGTGAGTCCAGGAAAGTGGGTTTGCATCCCATCGTTCCCTCATATGCGaaatttttcattttcatcttaGCGTTTTAAGACGATTTGAGACTTTCTTATGAATATAAAACGAGTAAGTTCTACTGTAgtcgatgttatttacatttccGAATGACTATAAAATGAAGGTTGAACCAAATATTTGGCAGTTTGTTTCCGAATATGTGTCAACTTCAGTGTGTCTAGTTAGGCAGGAATCTAAGAGAAcatcttaaattgctgcgagtgaaacgaggtGCAATAACAATTCTTCttcgtcacaaatatttggctgtttatttcctgGCGTTAGCAAACTCTTGAGAAGACAGTTACTTCACATGTTATAACCAATGGCACATACGGTTGGTGTATTTTTCCCGCTATCCACATGTGTTTGTCAGCTCAAATTGAAAGTAATGAGGTGCATCAGCAACCAAAAGTGAGAACGATCTGACATAAAACGAACAGTCTTcagtcgtgcattgtcctgataTGTCTTGGGGAGCCCTTGATGAAATGTTTCTATTAGTGAAACATAGTCAGTCATGTCTGGTACACAAATGACTGCCTTGAATTCCGGGAAATGTACCACGTCATGAAACTGAAGCTGATTCTTGCGCAGGATTAGTTTTTGTTTGACAGTGTCAAtcttgtccaccatatctgatttTTACACTTGCATTAGGACATTTAATGAATTCAAATAACTGTTGATGCAGACCATAAAAGATTTTAGCATCGCTCCACTTACTCTTaactcaattcttttcctaatgaCCGCCTTGATTCAGCCAGCATTCACTGTCGCTCGTCATAATACAAATGTATCATATCGTCTTCGTGGCTGGTATTATCATGACGTTGCAATAAGCATTTTTCGAGCTCATAATAGTGCGAGCAGATATTAAGTATTTTGCATGGCCTTCAGACGCACGAAAAGGAAAGCAATTCCCATACAGCACTGGCTCCTCCACTTTTTCGTTTTGAGATAATTGCGTAGGTGCCATACTATTCCTTACGTACAACATTAATTtactttaacacaggtagcattgCCAGCAAACTGCTCAGCGTGTTAAAAGGCGACTGTCTAGCTGTAGCGGCGCCCAGCTGCAGCTTTcctgtttccttcccccttcgtcccTCGCAACCACTCGCTGTTGCGTTCCGAGCGCTAGGTAGCAGCGCAGCCGAAGCACTTGCGCTCGTGGAGCTCCTTTTGGCCAAGCCGGCTGCAACGAATGACTTTCTGTTAGATGATTTGCCATAGTGCGGAGAATGTTATACATCTGGAATACACATGGAAAGTCAAAGGTTTATGTATAAAAACCGAATATTAGTGGTCAATGCCTGCTTCTCTGTTGAATGTGGATATCACGCAATTGAAGATAATGGGTGGATTCTCTAATTTTTTCTGACTgtatttgttctttttttctttgtcttttgcTGAGAGACAAACATGGTGCTTCAGAACACCGATTTATTCTTTGGATAAATGTctgtatttcttctttcttttagcacaaaaataaataagaaattctATCCTCACACCATTGACTGCGTGTTTTGAAATCAGAAACGTTGCATATGTACTAACAGTCGATTACCTTCCATATCACTAGGTACCTGCGATGCGTCAGCGAGCACATGGAAGAGCTGAAGCCATTCGGTGACGTCCCTCACAAGCTGTCTATACAATTAAAGCGCTCCTTTGTTGCTACACGTACATTTGCCCAAGCGCTTAGTGTAGCGAGTGATGTTGTCAACAACATGGTTATGGTGAGGACCACTTTTAAATACTATGCAGATACTTAAGGAAAATGTGGCTTACAATGGTAAGCACGGGTTAACTATGATTTTCGCTATTTTACATCCAAAATTAGAAACTTAATCGTTGTCAAAATATGTCTTTCCTTAGTGTTGTGATAACATATTTTGATATGACAAACGGgatagtttgaaaacattttatggGTGTTACTGGTCTGTGTTGATTGTTAAGGTACATACTGTGATTCCGACGTACTTTCTTTAGATTTAtgtatttctttgttgttgttgttatagatTGCCCCGAGCCAAGACTGTATCCGTGCTCTCACAAAAATGACAGGTTGCCCAGCTTGTCAGGGGCTGCCAGAACTGAAAGCGTGCAATAATTATTGTATAAATGTTATGAAAGGCTGCTTGGCATATCATTCGGAACTGGAAACCGATTGGAACACTTTTGTTGGTAAGATGTGACACATAATAAGTAAATAGCAGTAGAAGTGACTCGCAGTATAAACATTCCGCGGTACAGTGGTGTTGATTGTAAGGCATTGTGTTAATTCATTGTTTCTGATTATATAGTTACTCCTTGTTTTGTCTCGTTGCAAACCGCATACTTACGTGTAATTAGTTTATATGTGGAAATAAATCTTTTCACGAGTTAACCACTGGTGCCGTGATCACGCATAACAGTAGTTCTGCGCCGGCTTCGACGTTCGGCACCATGTCAAAACTACGACTGTTACTTCCGCGCCAGCCGCGTCGGTTTTTCATTCAGCACGAAGATGAATTCCTCGCCAGTGCCTGCCGTGCCAACCTCAAGTAATGGAGTTATCAGCAAAACTACGATCAAACCATCACCTTTTTGGCAACATAACCCCCTTGCTTTGGTTTGCGCAACTAGAGAGCCAATTCATCTTAGCACAGATTACGGCAGATGAAACGAAATATAGTTACGTGGTAGATGCGTTAACGGAGAAGTCCAGGGCATTCTCGTTACGCTCCCGGAAAGCGAACGATATGCTGCTATAAAGAATGCATTGATTATGCGATTGTCCCATTCTGAAGCTAAACTTATGGGTTACGCTGTATAGTTGATTGATTGTTTGGGAGGGTGAGGGGGGATTATGGGACTAAACGGCGAGGTTTTAAGTCCCACGCAGTATAAGGCTATCCCGACCCGGCTGCGTAGAGGATTTTAACGGTATGTCCCGGAGATTTGAACGCATTAGCGCGAACAGCAGATCGGATAGCGGAAATGTATCAGGCGACAAGCGTCGTGACGATGACTATTGCACAGGATAACACGAACTCGGCGACTATATCGTCACTATAGTCTCAGCCAGCTGAGCTTACAAGTGACCGTGCTACAAAAAGCACACAAAAGGAGTCTAAATCGTTCGCCAGCGACACAGAAGATACGAGATTGGTACCACAGAAAATTTGGTAAAGACGCACAGAAGTGTATGCCACCGTGTAAAGCGAATTGTGATGCCGATAAAGCAGCAGCTACAAGCACGTCCACCGGCAACACACACACCATTTGTTTGCTACTGACGACAACAGTGGAGCGGTAATTTCAGTGTACCTCGCGACCAAGTTACCATGTCACAGCCGCGACGATTCTTGCGTGTGTGCTGCAAATGATACAAAGATTATGTCGTACGGACACGTCACTGTACTACTCAACCTCGGACTTCGTCGCACCTTTGAGTGGCGGTTTACTGTGGCTAATGTATCAGACCCCTCACTAGGAGCACTGGCGTTGCACAATATAGCACAGTACCTACATGTGACGCAACAGTGAACATGGCTGCACAAGGTAAAGTAACCCAACTGCTACCACGCCAGTCAGTGGTCTCCGAGGACACGGAATATACTAAAAacctaaactccacccgaacaggccatgaagtcccaacggtactgaccagctgtcgtgtcatcctcagcccacaggcgtaactggatgaggatatggaagggcatgtggtcagcaaactgctctcggggccatatgtcagtttaagagactggagctgctactcttcaatcaggtagctcctcagtatgcctgacaagggctgaatgcacccgcctgccaacagtgctcggcagacccgatggtcacccatccaagtgcttaacTTAAgttatctgacaggaaccagtgttgcCACTACGGCGAGGCTTTTAGGTTACACGAAATATATGCGACTACTAAAAAATTTCACAGAGATCACGAGGCAGTCAGTAACGTTTGCATCTGTCACACACTTGACGTTTCATCATATCCCCACCACCCAAGGTCTGCTAACTTATGCACACCCTTGACGATATTTCtcctaataaattacaaattatcaaACAAGAGCTTTGTAGCATGTTAGGTCAAGGTATCTGCTGCTCTTCAAGTAGCAGCTgggtagcgccccccccccccccccccttttcatgtGGTACCCAAAAAGATGAATGACTGGCACCCCTGTGGTGATTACCGGCAGTTAAATGCGAGAACCATTCCGGACAGATATCCTGTGCCACATATAGAGGATTCTCTGCTGGGGTACAAGGCAAAACAATTTTTTCAACAATACATTTGGTCAGAGCATACTACCAAATTTTGGTCCAGAAGACACTCCCAAGACAGCTGTCACCAGTCACCACGCCGTTTGGTTTATTCGAGTTCACACAAATGCCATTCACTCTCTGTAATCCAGCCCAGACATTTCAGCGGTTTGTGGGTGAGATAACATGTGATCTAGAATTTTGTTACTTATTTACAGATGATGTGCTCATTATGTCTGCATCTGAAAAGTAATATATGCAGCATTTGACACGAAGTTGTTTGAATGTTAGCACACACAAGGACTAATAGTGAACCTATCAAAATGTATTTTTGGTGTCAAGGAATCCAGTTTCTTGGCTACACAATGGATGCATGTGGCATCCGACCATACCCATGAAGCCACAGCCGGTTACAATTCAGCAGTTGCGGTGGTATACCGCCTATCAGAAGTTTTGGTCACATCACGCATTGATAATAGTAcgagggaaaagagagagagagagagagagagagagagagagagagagagagagagagagcattctttggaaggccacaatttcagTATCTTTACGAACCACAAACCACTAACTTATGTCTTCAAAGTGAAGCCAAATAAGGTATTTCCAAGACAACTGAGGCATATTGACTACATTGGCCAATTTGTAACCAACATCATGTATGTGCAAGACAAACTTAATGTATCTGCTGACGCACTCTCTCGGATTGAAGCAATTGACATAATCGAGCATACATCACTGCACATTGAGGCCATAGCTGCCGCTATTGATTCTGATGCCATGGCATGGGTGCAACAAGACGATGAGAAGCTGCATACATTGCTTGTGCAACAATCAGGTTTCCAACTATGAAGGGTGACAATATCGGGCACAAACACTTAGGCTGTTTGTTCTGCAGCAGTTTTGAGCTCAGACAATCACTTCAATACACTGTCTAACACATCCTTGAGTCTGAGGAACCACAAATCAGACTAAACAGGGTTTCTTCTAGCCCAGCATGAACGTCAGCTGTAAACTGTATGTCTGACAATGTATGGCCTGTCAAAATACAAAATCACACGACGGGTAAAATGTGCTTTCATGGCTGGAaatttcacaattaataaaatttgtgaGCTGTTATGctatggtcgaatggatttcaactTAAAATCCAATGTTTAATCCCTGTCTGCTGAGGATATTTTCAAGAGGGACCATAGCTTCTCTGAATGTTGGATTGTGAATCAAAATTCAGAGAAGCTTCAATCCCCCTTGAAAATGCACTCTGCAGATGGGGTCAAAACCTTGGTTTTTAAGTTGAAATCCATTTGACCATGACATAATAGCCCAGAATGTTTTATTAATTATGAATAATCACAAGACGTGTCAAGGCACCACTAGGTACATTTATACTGCCTGACCAGTAATTTGAACCCATCCATGTAGATATTGTGGGCCCACTATCAATTTCCAAAGGCTGCACTTACTGCCTTAAAATTGTGAGCAGATATTAGAGATGGCCAGAAGCATTACCTGTGGCAGACATCACTGTGGAGACTGTCAAAAACGTTTTTCAGAGGATTGTCTGCATATTTTGGTATATCATTGAGAATAATGACAGATCATGGATGTCAATTTGAGGCATACCTCTTTAAAGCCCTTCCCACATTGTTAGATGTCAAGTAAATAAGGACTATCACTTATCATCCTGCAGCGAAAGGTATGGCGGAACACATACACTGAAAATTGTAATTGGCTCTTAGATGCCACTCAACAGACAAGTGGATAGAAACTCTACAGATTGTTTTAGAAGGATTAGAAACAGTTTTCAAGTGTAACCTCCAAGCTACAATGGCAGAGTTAGTATATGGCCAATTATTATGTCTTCCTGGAGAGTTCATCCAAGATTTGGGAGTTGAAATCACCACAGCATCAGTCTTCGCTATCAAGTTGAGATCCCACCTACATTAGTTTCACTCAAGTACAGCCTCAGGACAAACTGGATGCCACACATTTGTCTTTGGAGATGTAGCCACTTGTTCACATGTGCTATTATGTAATGACACAGTCTGAGACTGCTGCAACCCCCACATGAACGTCCAGTAATTAGTTGAGGTGACAATAATTTCAAGATAAAGATCTGTGGCATACCTATCATGGTTGCGCTTGACCATATCAGATCGGTATTTCAAGATCCATAGCCAACAGAAAAAGAACTGGCATTGAGAAACATGAAGAAGGGAGAGACAGCAACTAAAGGTCCTCCCGCATGTCGAGCAGCAGAGGAGCCTCGACGAACATCGGATGCTGCCACAAGAAAACATCAGCAGGTGCTACCACCAGCTAGAACAACACACCAACCCCAAAGAGAAGCCCCTGGGCTTCAAGAAAAGCTGTGATCATGCAATCTGGATGGCATTTCAAATTTGAAAGACGTATCACTGATGCTGGGGAGGGGTAAAGACTCAGTATAGTGACTCCCTCTGTATACATTCCATGGCACAGTGGTGTAGATTGTTCGAGAGTTCCATGGGTTCATGATGCAGTGTGTTTATTAATTGCTTTTGATTATATAGTTATTCCTTGTTTTGTCTAGTTGACACTGAATGTCATGCAAACCATATACTTCTGTGTAATTAATTTGTGCGTGGAAATTAATCTGTTCGTTGGTTAACCACATGTTTGTCATGATCAACAGGTAAACTGAACAATGGTTGTTATAACATTTAATGTGAGTATTATGTAagcaatattgtttatttatgagcCTTTTTCTGAAAATTTAACAAAATTTGACATTATTTTTATCATCTGGAGATGTCTGCTAAAATAGtgaaaatgtttcttttattttcagacacaGTCAAAGTTATCTTTACAGGTAGCAGGGTTCAACCATTTCGACTGTCCATCTTAGGATCCAGTTGCTGTACCAAGGTGACAATGCATGGTTGTATACAGGAGCTGGATCTCAGGATGACTGTTTGAGCTGGTCAAAACTGGTCATCTCTAAAGATAATTGTCAGTCTGCcggaaaataaatgaaatatttaaaagagTTTGTGAATAGTAGTAACGTCTGTCATATTAACTAATGTACTTCAACTTTAATAGTATTTTCCACCTGCTGGTTCGGCACAGGCTAATATCTTTTCACAACTGTTTTCCTGACTACATATTTTTGTCTAGTGTCTTTTAGTTGAGAGTTAATGTCCAGAATATAGCCTGTAAATTCATTTCGAGTGGTGTAATCTGTTTAATAGTTCATTCATTCAAATTAAAGAATATATCACTGTAAACAGTAGTTATAAATATTAGTGTGGTCAAAGGACGTAGAAAAATCTTGAATCTGTGTTATTGTGTTTGATTGGCTTAATGCAAATACTGCCTTGTGTTTTaacacttaaattttatttttaattgaaccTAGTGTTCAGCAGGCTTCTCCTTCATTACTAACATATTTCCACCATTTCACAGATATTATGGACAAGGTAGCTGAGAGGCTGTTGGGACCATTCAACATTGAGATGGTAGTGGAGCCTATAGACataaaaatttcggaagctatcATGAATTTCCAGGAAAATGGGCATGAAATATCACAAAGGGTAATTTCATAATTggatttttaaagttttttgtttGTTCCTGAAGCAGTAGTGTTCTAAAAAGTGATCAGTACTTGTTAACGTATTTCGCCTGATGAAAATATCTTCCCCTGAAGctgactgtttcattttaatgtcaTCTTATTAATGGCCATTGGAAAGATCACACcttaatgtaatttttttcctcCATTATGTTGCAGTTAAAAAAATGTTCTCTTCATTTTTAGGTATTCAGTGGTTGTGGAAAACCATTACTGGGAAGACGAAGGAGGCGTGATGCTTCTGAACTTAGTTTTGATACTTTCAACATGGGTGCAGACAGTGATAACttggatgacaatgatgatgatggtggaagtGGTAGTGCAAAATTGACAAAACTTATCAAAGATATCAAGTCAAGGGTGGGTAGTGGCAAAACAAATTGCCTGAATCTTTGTGCATTCATTCAAAAGCCTAGAATGTCTACAGTTTCTTACTAATCAATCATTAAATCTAAGAATTTCATAAAATGTTTTAACATGTATGTTTAAAATGTTGCAGTTTCATGAAGTAATGCAATAAAGAATTTAATTAGATTCATGCTGCAACATATAGGCCTTTCTGGAGTTACTTTTCCCTTTATTACATTGTATGAGAgaaattcacaaatattatatttCTTATGAGAATAAATTTTTTCATGTTGcacaaaaataatttctgaaatttaaaaaatggaaaacagaactAAAGTATTCATTTCTTGATGTTGGGTTGCATGAAGCTTAATTTTGGTTAATGGATTGTTGTGTATAGTGACTACAAAACTGTCGGCAGACTTAGCATTATCAGCAGGTAATTTTCTTTAGAATTGCTGTACTATGGGAAATGACATACAATCCTAAGGAATAAAAtacaattttcagtaattttgtcaGTTACAAAATTTATAGTGGTGAAATGTGTAAACAAAGTCTACAGAACAGTGCAGGAAAAACTTCATTTGTGATACTCAATGGGTGAACTGTCCACAACTAAAATAACAAACTGTTTCAATAAAAGAACAGTGAGGAATTTCCAGGATGGCAAGGTGCAAAATGGTCAGCAACTAAGCAAAATTTCATCAGCAAACAAACTAATTAAAAGGACAACCGGACAGAAACGCACAGTAATCCAGCTTAGAAACTATTATACTTCTTGTGCTACCAAtcgtacactgaagagacaaagaaactggcacacctgcctaatatcatgtacagCCCCCAAGTacgcaaaagtgctgcaacacaacatggcatgacttgactaatgtctgaagtagtgctagagagaATTGAcaatatgaatcctgcagggctgtccataaaactgtATGAATACAAGgcaatggagatctcttctgaatagaatgttgcaaggcatcccagatacgctcagtaatgttcatgtctggggagttcggtggtcagacgaaatgttcaaactcagaagagtgttcctagagccactgcaggaattctggatgtgtgggatgtcacattgtcctgctggtgttACCCAAGTCCactggaatgcataatggacatgaatggatgcaggttattggataggatgcttatgtacatgtcaccagtcagttgtatctagatgtataaggggtcccatatcacaccaactgcacacgcgccacatcattacagagcctccaccagcttgaacagtctcctgctgacatgcagggtctgtggattcatgaggttgtctccatacccgtacacatccatccgcttgatacaatctgaaatg carries:
- the LOC126235189 gene encoding glypican-6 — translated: MESSHADIGAIVECRDHRDHLTVCPQGPTCCTQEMETRLQQQSLREFDRAVKDSLSKLAGLLRTRATRFDEFFKKLLTQSKRDFHEMFKRTYGIIYEQHSYVFTDLFEELERYYARGNVALADALDNFFSVLYQKMFTVLNAQYQFEETYLRCVSEHMEELKPFGDVPHKLSIQLKRSFVATRTFAQALSVASDVVNNMVMIAPSQDCIRALTKMTGCPACQGLPELKACNNYCINVMKGCLAYHSELETDWNTFVDIMDKVAERLLGPFNIEMVVEPIDIKISEAIMNFQENGHEISQRVFSGCGKPLLGRRRRRDASELSFDTFNMGADSDNLDDNDDDGGSGSAKLTKLIKDIKSRVQDTKMFWSHLPYQICNNDAVAASPAKEDSCWNGAMKARYEPQITGDGISNQQSNPEVNVDVSHPSSLLNEQMFTLRLITSKLKSAFNGLDVDWMDMDPEDVSSGAGSGSGDGNTELDDDTEDGDVDEGSGDFDYGRGGSGGRPGGVGGGPYRPQGGDESGRGAAGPDRQRPKNTTSGGNGHIREPVISVTRAVTSYLLPIVVMWFGGIFSDWL